The following proteins are co-located in the Sandaracinaceae bacterium genome:
- a CDS encoding alpha/beta fold hydrolase has product MGTNDRPSRSKGRLAIATTGALLLSASLGGCAVPNATDCDRAVDAVETCTGASLEEAPYSAACEPSEAAHAREIVAELDRSGCEGEAPAVDSKADNPLCLGTRWDPLRVCRNPPPLGEAPAGEATRHPIVLAHGFNTTTENFWRFHDDIIDALREDGHRLVAGDVPAFNTPQVRAEALAAQVDALIEAGHEKVNLVCFSMGGIDCRYLVSPAGLGYGDRVASVTTISAPHQGTAVADMVIEALEAGDRIGAGDAGRWLLELFGVQASRLYGQDGADVALVAALASMSERGMVDFNATYVDDPRVDYQSWASASYAGGLALPGWRGRLEEACQGRVLTHDFERDVMFAAFVPTAPIVAHGRELRPHDGVSTVEGARWGTFRGCVPADHLDVVGQVNDHRPNRRTGWDYVRFYRNLAFDLAARGL; this is encoded by the coding sequence ATGGGAACCAACGACCGACCGAGCCGGAGCAAGGGGCGCCTCGCGATCGCGACGACGGGGGCGCTCCTGCTGAGCGCGTCCCTCGGCGGCTGCGCGGTCCCCAACGCGACGGACTGCGATCGGGCGGTGGACGCCGTCGAGACGTGCACCGGCGCGAGCCTGGAGGAGGCCCCCTATTCAGCCGCGTGCGAGCCCTCCGAGGCGGCACACGCGAGAGAGATCGTGGCGGAGCTCGACCGGTCCGGCTGCGAAGGCGAGGCGCCCGCCGTCGACTCCAAGGCCGACAACCCCCTCTGCCTCGGCACGCGCTGGGATCCGCTGCGCGTGTGCCGAAACCCGCCCCCGCTCGGGGAAGCGCCCGCGGGGGAGGCGACGCGCCATCCGATCGTGCTCGCGCACGGCTTCAACACCACGACCGAGAACTTCTGGCGCTTCCACGACGACATCATCGACGCGCTGCGAGAGGACGGCCACCGCCTGGTCGCGGGCGACGTGCCCGCCTTCAACACGCCGCAGGTCCGGGCGGAGGCGCTGGCCGCGCAGGTCGACGCGCTCATCGAAGCCGGCCACGAGAAGGTGAACCTCGTCTGCTTCTCGATGGGCGGGATCGACTGCCGCTACCTCGTGAGCCCCGCCGGCCTCGGCTACGGCGACCGCGTCGCGAGCGTGACCACGATCAGCGCGCCGCATCAGGGCACCGCGGTCGCGGACATGGTCATCGAGGCGCTCGAGGCGGGCGACCGCATCGGCGCCGGGGACGCGGGGCGCTGGCTCCTCGAGCTCTTCGGGGTCCAGGCGAGCCGGCTCTACGGACAGGACGGCGCGGACGTCGCGCTGGTGGCCGCGCTCGCCTCGATGTCGGAGCGCGGCATGGTCGACTTCAACGCCACCTACGTCGACGACCCGCGCGTCGACTACCAGTCATGGGCGAGCGCCTCGTACGCGGGCGGGCTCGCGCTCCCGGGCTGGCGAGGCCGGCTCGAGGAGGCCTGTCAGGGCCGGGTCCTGACGCACGACTTCGAGCGCGACGTGATGTTCGCGGCGTTCGTGCCCACCGCGCCCATCGTCGCCCACGGCCGGGAGCTGCGCCCGCACGACGGGGTCTCCACGGTCGAGGGCGCGCGCTGGGGCACCTTCCGCGGCTGCGTGCCCGCGGATCACCTCGACGTCGTCGGCCAGGTGAACGACCACCGCCCGAACCGCCGCACCGGCTGGGACTACGTGCGCTTCTATCGCAACCTCGCGTTCGATCTCGCGGCGCGCGGCCTCTGA
- a CDS encoding class I SAM-dependent methyltransferase: MILVVYTTHYREGGPSFERAARTLGDGLRREDPERAVRVERVESKRALRRVLADLAARGETLEALHVVAHAGMYGPMFGSTDWPEQLSPREWQTLEIPFAPGAEAYFHACRSARWFAPFFARTFGVPAHGYHWYTAFSAAPDRFVWPGLRGDGHPLYVFGCPGKKSHGLLASARKYAGLTAAEPMRRFEPEGDAAVGYDGVAEAYDAVFDDIRVRHDEVRWIEARLDALPPRPDVLDLGCGNGALLAQLAPRLASGVGLDASARMVERARARTTQLAHVSIAHVDGPSIPLPDASVDVAISMLSFRYLDWDPIVRELGRVLRPSGRLLVVDMVEKPASLWQLPRATWDRGRVLARALGTPSYQRRLRALVRSPEWARVLAHNPMRALHEYDWYLHSRFPAGQMWTLNVGRRARVIAFDTGPFREARLDALSYP; the protein is encoded by the coding sequence GTGATCCTGGTCGTCTACACCACCCACTATCGCGAAGGCGGCCCCAGCTTCGAGCGCGCCGCGCGCACGCTCGGCGACGGGCTGCGACGCGAAGACCCGGAGCGCGCGGTCCGGGTCGAGCGCGTCGAGAGCAAGCGAGCGCTGCGCCGCGTCCTGGCCGACCTCGCGGCCCGGGGCGAGACCCTCGAGGCGCTACACGTCGTGGCCCACGCCGGCATGTACGGGCCGATGTTCGGCTCGACCGACTGGCCCGAGCAGCTCAGCCCGCGCGAGTGGCAGACCCTCGAGATCCCCTTCGCGCCCGGAGCCGAGGCCTACTTTCACGCCTGCCGCTCGGCCCGCTGGTTCGCGCCCTTCTTCGCCCGCACCTTCGGGGTGCCGGCCCACGGATACCACTGGTACACCGCGTTCTCCGCCGCGCCGGATCGCTTCGTCTGGCCCGGGCTCCGCGGCGACGGTCACCCGCTCTACGTCTTCGGCTGCCCGGGCAAGAAGTCTCACGGGCTGCTCGCCTCGGCGCGCAAGTACGCGGGCCTCACGGCGGCCGAGCCCATGCGACGCTTCGAGCCCGAAGGAGACGCGGCGGTCGGCTACGACGGGGTGGCCGAGGCCTACGACGCGGTGTTCGACGACATCCGCGTGCGACACGACGAGGTGCGATGGATCGAGGCGCGGCTCGACGCCCTGCCGCCCCGCCCTGACGTGCTCGACCTCGGCTGCGGCAACGGCGCGCTCCTCGCGCAGCTCGCGCCGCGCCTGGCGAGCGGGGTGGGCCTGGACGCGTCGGCGCGCATGGTGGAGCGAGCGCGCGCGCGGACCACGCAGCTGGCGCACGTCTCGATCGCCCACGTGGACGGGCCCTCCATCCCCCTGCCCGACGCCAGCGTGGACGTGGCGATCTCGATGCTGTCGTTCCGCTACCTCGACTGGGATCCGATCGTGCGGGAGCTCGGGCGCGTCCTGCGTCCGTCCGGCCGGCTGCTGGTCGTGGACATGGTCGAGAAGCCCGCGTCGCTCTGGCAGCTGCCGCGCGCCACGTGGGACCGAGGGCGCGTGCTCGCGCGGGCGCTCGGCACCCCCTCGTACCAACGACGCCTGCGCGCGCTGGTGCGCTCTCCCGAGTGGGCGAGGGTGCTGGCCCACAACCCGATGCGCGCCTTGCACGAGTACGACTGGTACCTCCACAGCCGCTTCCCCGCCGGGCAGATGTGGACGCTCAACGTGGGTCGACGGGCGCGCGTGATCGCCTTCGACACGGGCCCCTTCCGCGAGGCGCGCCTGGACGCGCTGTCCTATCCATGA
- a CDS encoding aspartate/glutamate racemase family protein — protein MKLGTLDWGIGGLGVHQRLLALGVADDALYLSDAGFTPYGKLEEDALAARVAGCLERLSAAGCTHVVVGCNAASTVLSHPRVRHAAATLQDVLGVISPTLDAVLAAPPAEVLVLGGARTVASSLYARPLEAAGVRVRQRVAQPLSALIEAGVLEGPALDACLDAICGPVSDARVVILACTHYPAVADAIARRFPHLERCVDPSVETARVAHARWGMAHAPTRATTAWTTGDPAASGRTALAAFGVEARFERVP, from the coding sequence ATGAAGCTCGGCACGCTCGACTGGGGCATCGGCGGGCTCGGCGTGCACCAGCGCCTGCTCGCGCTCGGCGTCGCCGACGACGCGCTGTACCTGAGCGACGCCGGCTTCACCCCCTACGGCAAGCTCGAGGAGGACGCGCTCGCCGCGCGGGTGGCGGGCTGCCTCGAGCGGCTGTCCGCCGCGGGCTGCACCCACGTGGTCGTCGGCTGCAACGCGGCCAGCACCGTGCTCTCCCACCCGCGCGTGCGCCACGCCGCCGCGACGCTGCAGGACGTGCTCGGCGTGATCTCGCCGACGCTCGACGCCGTGCTCGCGGCGCCCCCCGCCGAGGTGCTCGTGCTGGGAGGCGCGCGCACCGTCGCCTCGAGCCTCTATGCGCGCCCCCTCGAGGCGGCCGGCGTGCGCGTGAGGCAGCGGGTCGCGCAGCCCCTGTCGGCGCTGATCGAGGCGGGCGTGCTCGAGGGGCCGGCGCTCGACGCGTGCCTCGACGCGATCTGCGGCCCCGTGTCCGACGCCCGGGTGGTGATCCTCGCTTGCACCCACTACCCGGCCGTCGCCGACGCGATCGCGCGGCGCTTCCCCCACCTCGAGCGATGCGTGGACCCCTCGGTCGAGACGGCCCGCGTGGCGCACGCGCGCTGGGGTATGGCGCACGCACCGACCCGCGCCACGACGGCCTGGACCACCGGGGACCCGGCGGCGAGCGGCCGCACGGCCCTGGCCGCGTTCGGGGTGGAGGCGCGCTTCGAGCGGGTGCCGTGA
- a CDS encoding VWA domain-containing protein: protein MTRPLALALFACLSGSLAAAPASAQQASYGQYLLVLDDSGSMDDSDPRRLVEMAALAFAGALEDGDQVMLAGLNELASGEVTGPRFVSPRELLEGRDGPEGTRRLSSERVTRLGQHEGQTPCRDALERARSILNAMASAGAPQTLLMLTDGACNGGAVTPSAEWLGGLRARERFRFVLLMREGRTRPDPTLAQYARDTGWTGDARVAFDARSLLRAFAEVLSFSRGLRYDDGGRVGLERTFAGARTVRVLAIQEQGTERIALARVQDGRRSDLPGGPTYRHPEHGWSLRVAADAASPTPYAVTSPTAGAEVLVIPVYGRLRIEAVVAPCGEAPELPWNHERTVRAGQPACAWARLVGDAGETIHPTRSFHFQLEVCEQAECADATAMQAGEDGSFHAQLGAQLPLGRHERTFRASGEGMAAPISLRRGFSAVSFGVHRVATTDAPGRPIREVALGTLPQPTASDLSLTVSGAFPAGSHASITCEVEGDPAAQGCVECRPRTDRVALTDPFTVQLTVRATAFCPAVSDDEGRELPITMRALIRPEGEVPEHAIPIRATLRYAHAAPLTMELAGGARAEHAWVVPGPVAPTEVTARLELDADGVTGGATAETQRLRAGEDRTASLDAFAEAEDCCGAGDYTGTLVLEAASGGPALRVPVTVTVTDPGFWVCPGKQIAMALAALLALAFLIWLIRGFLSPAKFRDGAVLMWARSHDALLRLRDGDEGWRKLGRFTETARGFRRNATLHLGGKQAPLPSLKRLAADGRIEATEGGGAKLIVTGPGVEKFEESSGWVELSPGDYPVPNRVTLRRGEETYLQLRL from the coding sequence ATGACGCGACCGCTCGCACTGGCTCTGTTCGCCTGTCTATCCGGGTCCCTCGCCGCCGCGCCCGCCTCGGCCCAGCAGGCGTCGTACGGGCAGTACCTGCTCGTGCTCGACGACTCCGGCTCGATGGACGACTCGGACCCGCGCCGGCTCGTGGAGATGGCAGCCCTGGCGTTCGCGGGCGCGCTCGAGGACGGCGACCAGGTGATGCTCGCGGGCCTCAACGAGCTGGCGAGCGGCGAGGTGACGGGCCCGCGCTTCGTCTCCCCGCGCGAGCTGCTCGAGGGGCGCGACGGCCCCGAAGGCACGCGCCGGCTCAGCTCGGAGCGGGTGACGCGCCTGGGCCAGCACGAAGGCCAGACGCCTTGCCGCGACGCGCTGGAGCGCGCGCGCTCGATCCTCAACGCGATGGCCTCGGCCGGGGCGCCGCAGACCCTGCTGATGCTGACCGACGGAGCGTGCAACGGCGGCGCGGTCACGCCCTCGGCCGAGTGGCTGGGCGGGCTGCGCGCGCGCGAGCGGTTTCGCTTCGTGCTCCTGATGCGTGAGGGACGGACGCGCCCGGACCCGACGCTCGCACAGTACGCGCGCGACACCGGCTGGACGGGCGACGCGCGGGTCGCCTTCGACGCCCGCTCGCTCCTGCGCGCCTTCGCCGAGGTGCTCTCGTTCTCTCGGGGGCTGCGCTACGACGACGGCGGCCGGGTCGGGCTCGAGCGCACCTTCGCGGGCGCCCGCACCGTGCGCGTGCTCGCGATCCAGGAGCAGGGGACCGAGCGCATCGCCCTCGCGCGCGTCCAGGACGGGCGCCGCTCGGACCTGCCCGGCGGCCCGACCTATCGACACCCCGAGCACGGCTGGAGCCTGCGGGTCGCGGCGGACGCGGCGAGCCCGACGCCCTACGCGGTGACGAGCCCGACGGCCGGCGCGGAGGTGCTGGTGATCCCGGTCTACGGGCGGCTCCGGATCGAGGCGGTGGTCGCGCCGTGCGGAGAGGCGCCCGAGCTGCCGTGGAACCACGAGCGCACGGTGCGCGCGGGGCAGCCAGCGTGCGCCTGGGCGCGGCTGGTCGGCGACGCGGGCGAGACCATCCACCCCACCCGCTCCTTTCACTTCCAGCTCGAGGTCTGCGAGCAGGCGGAGTGCGCAGACGCGACCGCGATGCAGGCGGGCGAGGACGGGAGCTTCCACGCGCAGCTCGGCGCGCAGCTCCCGCTCGGCCGGCACGAGCGGACCTTCCGGGCGAGCGGCGAGGGCATGGCGGCGCCGATCTCGCTGCGCCGCGGCTTCTCGGCCGTGAGCTTCGGCGTGCACCGCGTCGCGACGACCGACGCGCCCGGCCGCCCGATCCGCGAGGTCGCGCTGGGCACGCTGCCGCAGCCGACGGCGAGCGATCTGTCCCTGACGGTCAGCGGGGCTTTCCCGGCCGGGAGCCACGCGTCGATCACCTGCGAGGTCGAGGGCGATCCCGCCGCGCAGGGCTGCGTCGAGTGTCGCCCGCGGACCGACCGGGTCGCCCTGACGGACCCGTTCACGGTCCAGCTCACGGTCCGCGCGACCGCCTTCTGCCCCGCGGTGTCCGACGACGAGGGGCGCGAGCTGCCGATCACGATGCGCGCGCTGATCCGCCCCGAAGGCGAGGTGCCCGAGCACGCCATCCCCATCCGCGCGACCCTCCGCTACGCGCACGCCGCGCCGCTGACGATGGAGCTCGCGGGCGGCGCCCGTGCCGAGCATGCGTGGGTGGTCCCCGGCCCCGTGGCGCCCACGGAGGTGACGGCGCGCCTCGAGCTGGACGCGGACGGCGTGACCGGCGGCGCGACGGCCGAGACCCAGCGCCTGCGCGCGGGCGAGGACCGCACCGCCTCGCTCGACGCCTTCGCGGAGGCCGAGGACTGCTGCGGCGCGGGCGACTACACGGGCACGCTCGTGCTCGAGGCGGCGTCGGGCGGGCCCGCGCTCCGGGTCCCGGTCACCGTCACCGTCACCGACCCTGGCTTCTGGGTGTGCCCCGGCAAGCAGATCGCGATGGCGCTCGCCGCGCTGCTGGCGCTGGCGTTCCTGATCTGGCTGATCCGCGGCTTCCTCTCGCCCGCGAAGTTCCGGGACGGCGCGGTGCTCATGTGGGCGCGCAGCCACGACGCGCTGCTCCGCCTGCGCGACGGCGACGAGGGCTGGCGCAAGCTCGGCCGCTTCACCGAGACGGCGCGCGGCTTTCGACGCAACGCCACCCTGCACCTCGGCGGCAAGCAAGCACCCTTGCCGTCTCTCAAGCGCCTCGCCGCCGACGGACGCATCGAGGCGACCGAAGGCGGCGGCGCGAAGCTCATCGTGACGGGCCCGGGGGTGGAGAAGTTCGAGGAGTCGAGCGGCTGGGTCGAGCTGTCCCCGGGCGACTACCCGGTGCCCAACCGCGTGACCCTGCGTCGCGGCGAAGAGACGTACCTCCAGCTGCGGCTGTGA
- a CDS encoding serine/threonine-protein kinase has product MSCHDPKSEFCPHAGMMAAQSESPASFAGKVAGDARLRVRAAALVALALWGLYILVESIRGHVDDFIGGTALTVGLGSAALLWASTRSLGAKTMAAIGSLYLLGTSFAIAAVEQHAGMAVGLGAGVSWTALWVAFFPLLVPCSPRRTLVKALVAATATPLAFLLLVVLPGRPIPAPLELVALFVPVYVAALMAFAGAKMLEKLGDRLSQAVSVGRYELVRKLGEGGMGEVWEARHRQLARPVALKVITPKREDDTTQRRRFEREARATAALQSPHTVQLYDYGTTDQGQLFYAMELLEGMDLEALIREHGPMPPARVAHVLRQALDSLEEAHARGLVHRDIKPANLHLGRHGLHHDHLKVLDFGLVKPAPGDVELGPTLTADGRISGTPAYLAPETVAGDRDIDGRADVYALGCVAYWLLTGKRVFPGEDILRVAVAHVTETPIPPSLRGAEDLGSDFEALIMATLEKDPVRRPDAASLREMLASVKVGPWSESDAKDWWGEHGALPPPRVREDTPTPRTAPMRPAIFGHA; this is encoded by the coding sequence ATGTCTTGCCACGATCCCAAGAGCGAGTTCTGTCCCCACGCGGGAATGATGGCCGCCCAGAGCGAGTCCCCCGCGAGCTTCGCGGGCAAGGTCGCCGGCGACGCGCGCCTCCGCGTCCGCGCCGCCGCCCTGGTCGCGCTCGCGCTCTGGGGGCTCTACATCCTGGTCGAGTCGATCCGCGGCCACGTGGACGACTTCATCGGGGGCACCGCCCTGACGGTCGGGCTCGGCTCGGCCGCCTTGCTCTGGGCCTCGACCCGCTCCCTCGGCGCCAAGACGATGGCCGCGATCGGCTCGCTCTATCTGCTCGGGACCAGCTTCGCGATCGCCGCCGTCGAGCAGCACGCCGGCATGGCGGTCGGGCTCGGCGCAGGCGTGAGCTGGACGGCGCTCTGGGTCGCCTTCTTCCCGCTGCTGGTGCCGTGCTCGCCCCGCCGCACGCTGGTCAAGGCGCTGGTGGCCGCGACCGCGACCCCGCTCGCGTTCCTCCTCTTGGTCGTCTTGCCCGGCCGGCCCATCCCCGCGCCGCTCGAGCTGGTGGCGCTCTTCGTCCCCGTCTACGTGGCCGCGCTGATGGCCTTCGCGGGGGCCAAGATGCTCGAGAAGCTCGGCGATCGCCTCTCTCAGGCGGTGTCGGTCGGGCGCTACGAGCTGGTGCGCAAGCTGGGCGAGGGCGGCATGGGCGAGGTCTGGGAGGCGCGCCATCGGCAGCTCGCCCGGCCCGTCGCGCTCAAGGTGATCACGCCCAAGCGGGAGGACGACACCACGCAGCGGCGTCGCTTCGAGCGCGAGGCGCGCGCGACGGCGGCGCTGCAGTCCCCGCACACCGTGCAGCTCTACGACTACGGCACGACCGACCAGGGCCAGCTCTTCTACGCGATGGAGCTGCTCGAGGGCATGGACCTCGAGGCCCTGATCCGCGAGCACGGCCCGATGCCGCCCGCGCGGGTCGCCCACGTGCTCCGCCAGGCGCTCGACTCCCTCGAGGAGGCGCACGCGCGCGGCCTCGTGCACCGCGACATCAAGCCGGCGAACCTGCACCTCGGCCGGCACGGGCTGCACCACGATCACCTCAAGGTGCTCGACTTCGGGCTGGTGAAGCCGGCCCCGGGAGACGTGGAGCTCGGCCCGACGCTCACCGCCGATGGGCGCATCAGCGGCACCCCCGCCTACCTCGCCCCCGAGACGGTCGCCGGCGACCGCGACATCGACGGCCGCGCCGACGTCTACGCGCTGGGCTGCGTCGCCTACTGGCTGCTGACCGGGAAGCGCGTCTTCCCGGGCGAAGACATCTTGCGTGTCGCGGTCGCGCACGTCACCGAGACCCCCATCCCGCCGAGCCTGCGCGGGGCCGAGGATCTGGGCTCGGACTTCGAGGCGCTGATCATGGCGACCCTCGAGAAGGATCCCGTCCGACGCCCGGACGCGGCGAGCCTTCGCGAGATGCTGGCCTCGGTGAAGGTCGGCCCGTGGTCCGAGTCGGACGCGAAGGACTGGTGGGGGGAGCACGGCGCGCTGCCTCCGCCCCGCGTGCGCGAGGACACGCCGACGCCGCGCACGGCGCCGATGCGCCCCGCCATCTTCGGCCACGCCTGA
- a CDS encoding alpha/beta fold hydrolase, which produces MDRWTRASLASAAPLWAAAGATLASLAPVAGADARFALVTSGMAWPLAIARALRPGASARSRWVVALLALPWLGAIAAPRSTLALTWLSGGVLFLGVDALAHAARTSWRLARPLPARLALSAVGAAPGLYLWVAAGVVLFNTQLAIAPVKLAHQRPATDPGERAVTLHTDDAYALGATYTPGEDGAPGIVLTHGVADGRTRFLPWAHRLREDGYHVLRYDLRGHGTSEGAVVTYGQRERVDLRAAIAWLREAPGVDGSRIGLAAASMGGAVTLAALPDLAADPRSGVRCAVLLAPASFFPELVAQRVAFLGPLAPFVLNGSAVVARAMGQTPMTAWDPVARPPGLPVLVLHGTADRTIPPALSERLAARDAEVELQLLPGVGHDEIPAVVAAQRWDRVRGFLTDHLGEAPPLSSPR; this is translated from the coding sequence GTGGATCGATGGACGCGGGCGAGCTTGGCCTCGGCGGCGCCGCTCTGGGCAGCGGCCGGCGCCACGCTCGCGAGCCTGGCGCCGGTCGCGGGGGCAGACGCCCGCTTCGCGCTCGTGACCTCGGGCATGGCCTGGCCGCTGGCGATCGCCCGCGCGCTGCGGCCCGGCGCCTCCGCGCGCTCCCGGTGGGTCGTCGCGCTCCTGGCCCTCCCCTGGCTCGGCGCGATCGCGGCGCCGAGATCCACCCTCGCCCTGACCTGGCTCAGCGGCGGCGTGCTCTTCCTCGGCGTGGACGCGCTCGCGCACGCGGCGCGGACCAGCTGGAGACTCGCCCGGCCGCTCCCGGCGCGCCTCGCGCTCTCCGCCGTCGGCGCCGCGCCGGGCCTCTACCTCTGGGTCGCGGCCGGCGTCGTGCTCTTCAACACCCAGCTCGCCATCGCGCCGGTGAAGCTCGCGCACCAGCGGCCGGCGACGGATCCGGGCGAGCGCGCGGTCACCCTTCACACCGACGACGCCTACGCGCTCGGCGCGACCTACACGCCGGGCGAGGACGGCGCCCCCGGGATCGTGCTGACGCACGGGGTGGCCGACGGGCGCACGCGCTTCTTGCCCTGGGCGCACCGTCTGCGCGAGGACGGCTACCACGTGCTCCGCTACGACCTGCGCGGGCACGGCACGAGCGAGGGCGCGGTCGTCACCTACGGCCAGCGAGAGCGCGTGGACCTGCGCGCCGCGATCGCGTGGCTCCGCGAGGCGCCCGGCGTCGACGGCTCCCGGATCGGGCTCGCCGCCGCGTCGATGGGCGGCGCGGTCACCCTGGCCGCCCTCCCCGACCTCGCCGCGGATCCACGGAGCGGGGTGCGGTGCGCGGTCTTGCTCGCCCCGGCGTCTTTCTTCCCCGAGCTCGTCGCGCAGCGCGTGGCCTTCCTGGGGCCGCTCGCGCCCTTCGTGCTGAACGGCAGCGCCGTCGTCGCCCGCGCGATGGGCCAGACGCCGATGACGGCGTGGGACCCCGTCGCGCGTCCGCCCGGGCTGCCCGTCTTGGTGCTCCACGGCACCGCGGACCGGACCATCCCCCCGGCGCTGAGCGAGCGCCTCGCCGCCCGCGACGCCGAGGTGGAGCTTCAGCTCCTCCCCGGCGTCGGGCACGACGAGATCCCGGCCGTGGTCGCCGCGCAGCGCTGGGATCGCGTGCGCGGCTTCTTGACGGATCACCTCGGCGAAGCGCCGCCGCTCAGTTCTCCGAGATGA
- the ppk1 gene encoding polyphosphate kinase 1 translates to MSSEASSPGTVEAPERQSIPTPQPMPLAIPAEIDLDSPELLLNRELTWLAFNRRVLHEAEDERNPLLERVKFLAIANGTLDEFVMKRLGGLKQQVAAGVQTVTPDGRTPRQQIAECYAVMRGLKERSQKLLGELRAALLEAGIKLCTWSDLSTDQQAHLRDHYLHNVFPLVTPQAMDPAHPFPFVSNLSLNILVTLRRSDSDPDSLRARVKVPVGGGIPRLLRVGTEQVFVPLEDVMAANLDLLFPGMIIDNVELFRVTRNANTEKDEEQADDLLALIETELRERRFAPIVRLTVAEGMTPLTRGFLAAELGLDEDEDVFEIDGMLGLADLMELFKIDLPELKTPMHHPVDHPDLKTDRNLFHVIRDRRSVLVHHPYQSFATSVESFLEEAANDPKVRAIKATIYRTAEESKIVRHLEQAARNGKQVAVVVELKARFDEQANIRWANRLEAVGIHVTYGVVGLKTHCKVILVVRQDYDGLRRYAHLGTGNYHSGTARLYSDVGLFTCDPQIGHDLTELFNYLTTGYTPGRDYHKLLPAPKVLKRAMLSKIEREIGHVEAGRRGLIRMKMNALEDVDVTRALYRASKAGVELELIVRDTCRLRPGIPGLTDKAKVISIVGRFLEHARIYYFLNGGDEEYYIGSADLMQRNLESRVETVVPVEDPAAQDELGAILDVQAEDYRSAWEMRPDGTYHRRVAEGEAQSCQEIFIKRAENQHRSATRLRNRRTKSLETRNYRR, encoded by the coding sequence ATGTCCAGCGAAGCGAGCTCCCCCGGGACCGTGGAAGCGCCCGAGCGGCAGTCCATCCCCACCCCCCAGCCGATGCCGCTGGCCATCCCGGCCGAGATCGATCTCGACTCGCCGGAGCTGCTCCTGAATCGCGAGCTGACCTGGCTCGCCTTCAACCGGCGGGTGCTCCACGAGGCGGAGGACGAGCGCAACCCGCTGCTCGAGCGCGTGAAGTTCCTCGCCATCGCGAACGGGACGCTCGACGAGTTCGTGATGAAGCGGCTCGGCGGCCTGAAGCAGCAGGTCGCGGCCGGTGTGCAGACGGTGACCCCGGACGGCCGCACGCCGCGGCAGCAGATCGCGGAGTGCTACGCCGTGATGCGCGGGCTCAAGGAGCGCTCGCAGAAGCTGCTCGGGGAGCTGCGCGCGGCGCTGCTCGAGGCGGGCATCAAGCTCTGCACCTGGAGCGACCTGTCCACCGACCAGCAGGCCCACCTCCGCGACCACTACCTGCACAACGTCTTCCCGCTGGTCACGCCCCAGGCGATGGACCCGGCGCACCCGTTCCCGTTCGTCTCGAACCTCTCGCTCAACATCCTCGTCACGCTCCGGCGCTCGGACTCCGATCCGGACAGCCTGCGCGCGCGGGTGAAGGTGCCCGTCGGCGGGGGCATCCCGCGGCTCCTGCGCGTGGGGACCGAGCAGGTCTTCGTGCCGCTCGAGGACGTGATGGCGGCCAACCTGGATCTGCTCTTCCCGGGCATGATCATCGACAACGTCGAGCTGTTCCGGGTGACGCGGAACGCCAACACGGAGAAGGACGAGGAGCAGGCGGACGACCTGCTCGCGCTGATCGAGACGGAGCTGCGAGAGCGCCGCTTCGCCCCGATCGTGCGGCTGACCGTGGCCGAGGGCATGACGCCGCTCACCCGCGGCTTCCTCGCGGCGGAGCTCGGCCTGGACGAGGACGAGGACGTCTTCGAGATCGACGGGATGCTCGGGCTCGCCGACCTCATGGAGCTGTTCAAGATCGATCTGCCCGAGCTCAAGACGCCGATGCACCACCCGGTCGATCACCCGGACCTGAAGACCGACCGCAACCTCTTCCACGTCATCCGCGACCGGCGCTCGGTGCTCGTGCACCACCCCTATCAGTCGTTCGCGACCAGCGTGGAGAGCTTCCTCGAGGAGGCGGCCAACGACCCGAAGGTGCGCGCGATCAAGGCGACCATCTACCGCACGGCGGAGGAGTCGAAGATCGTCCGGCACCTCGAGCAGGCGGCCCGCAACGGCAAGCAGGTCGCGGTCGTCGTGGAGCTCAAGGCCCGCTTCGACGAGCAGGCCAACATCCGCTGGGCGAACCGGCTCGAGGCGGTCGGCATCCACGTCACCTACGGCGTCGTGGGCCTCAAGACGCATTGCAAGGTGATCCTCGTCGTCCGGCAGGACTACGACGGCCTGCGCCGCTACGCGCACCTCGGGACGGGCAACTATCACTCGGGCACGGCGCGGCTCTACTCGGACGTCGGGCTGTTCACGTGCGATCCGCAGATCGGCCACGACCTGACGGAGCTGTTCAACTACCTGACGACCGGCTACACGCCGGGCCGCGACTATCACAAGCTCTTGCCGGCGCCGAAGGTGCTGAAGCGCGCGATGCTCTCGAAGATCGAGCGCGAGATCGGGCACGTCGAGGCGGGGCGGCGCGGGCTCATCCGCATGAAGATGAACGCCCTCGAGGACGTCGACGTGACGCGCGCGCTCTACCGCGCGTCGAAGGCTGGCGTCGAGCTCGAGCTGATCGTCCGGGACACGTGCCGGCTGCGGCCCGGGATCCCCGGGCTGACCGACAAGGCGAAGGTCATCAGCATCGTCGGTCGCTTCCTCGAGCACGCGCGCATCTACTACTTCCTCAACGGCGGGGACGAGGAGTACTACATCGGCTCCGCGGACCTGATGCAGCGCAACCTCGAGAGCCGCGTGGAGACCGTGGTCCCCGTGGAGGATCCGGCGGCGCAGGACGAGCTGGGCGCGATCCTCGACGTGCAGGCCGAGGACTATCGCTCCGCCTGGGAGATGCGCCCCGACGGCACGTATCATCGTCGTGTCGCCGAGGGTGAGGCGCAGAGCTGCCAGGAGATCTTCATCAAGCGGGCGGAGAACCAGCACCGCAGCGCGACGCGCCTTCGCAACCGCCGCACGAAGAGCCTCGAGACCCGCAACTACCGCCGCTGA